From a single Aquarana catesbeiana isolate 2022-GZ linkage group LG09, ASM4218655v1, whole genome shotgun sequence genomic region:
- the LOC141107387 gene encoding rho GTPase-activating protein 35-like: MEQKLQAMKDLLRKLPKENQEIFKYVISHLNRVSQHHHTNLMTSENLSICFWPTLMRPDFTTMDALTATRTYQTIIELFIHECLYFFYHRPPMDLPTPSSPSTPSLHQASPPQSPPLTPVSPSQTLLPTDQNIL; encoded by the exons ATGGAACAGAAGCTGCAGGCGATGAAGGACCTGCTGAGGAAACTGCCCAAGGAGAACCAGGAGATCTTCAAATATGTCATATCTCACTTGAATAG GGTCAGTCAGCACCATCACACCAACCTGATGACCAGCGAGAACCTGTCCATCTGCTTCTGGCCAACGTTGATGCGCCCGGACTTCACCACCATGGACGCTCTGACGGCGACGCGCACATACCAGACAATCATCGAGCTCTTCATCCACGAGTGTCTATACTTCTTCTACCATCGGCCTCCCATGGACCTTCCCACCCCGAGCTCTCCATCCACCCCCTCGCTCCACCAGGCTTCCCCTCCACAGTCTCCCCCTCTGACCCCGGTGTCGCCCTCGCAGACCCTGCTACCTACAGATCAAAACATCCTGTGA